A genomic stretch from Shewanella woodyi ATCC 51908 includes:
- a CDS encoding DUF885 domain-containing protein produces the protein MYRILVPSLLAISLTACQVNTAPEATSQTVQTQPNLSLQSMIDEAWKITLDASPDFAYSQGDLAQAGKLTDLSPDSLAKLDNRRQVVLNKLKALDREALSKEESINARILQDQLQNDVDLYRYKDHYLPISSESGFHAYIGSIAKDRFANEQDYTNYLKKLAALPQYFAQQTYWLEQGLAAGITPPKVTLNGFENSISAFLVPVEESGYFKPFTEFPKHFSEAQRTALKKQGHKLIEKQVLPLYQQFYDFMTQSYIPNARTSIATASLPDGEAFYENRVRYYTTLEMTSDQVHELGLEEVKRIRGEMEAIIAEVGFKGTFAEFLNFLRTDPQFYPKTKEELLKEAAYIAKKADAMLPKYFGKLPRTPYGIQEVPAEIAPKYTTGRYSGSSRDDEPGYYWVNTYALDKRPLYEMEALTLHEAVPGHHLQIALNTELTSLPNFRRYSYISAFGEGWGLYSEYLGLEAGFYQDPYSNFGRLTYEMWRAARLVVDTGMHAKGWSRQQALDFMANNTALSLHNVTTEIDRYISWPGQALSYKVGELTIKRLRAQAEQELGEKFDIRAFHDAILENGSVPMSVLEQQIQDFILTQKG, from the coding sequence TATCAGTTTAACAGCCTGCCAGGTAAATACTGCACCAGAGGCAACGAGTCAAACAGTTCAAACTCAGCCAAACCTGTCGTTGCAAAGTATGATTGATGAAGCCTGGAAGATAACCTTAGATGCCAGCCCCGACTTTGCTTATTCCCAAGGAGATTTAGCTCAGGCGGGCAAGCTCACTGATCTATCTCCTGACAGCCTAGCTAAGCTAGATAACAGACGCCAAGTCGTACTTAACAAACTCAAAGCCCTCGACAGAGAGGCACTTTCAAAAGAGGAGTCGATTAACGCGCGCATCCTACAAGATCAGCTCCAAAACGATGTCGACCTCTACCGCTATAAAGACCACTACCTTCCCATCTCATCGGAGAGCGGCTTTCACGCCTACATAGGCTCAATAGCTAAGGATCGCTTTGCTAATGAACAGGATTACACCAACTACCTAAAAAAACTCGCAGCACTGCCTCAATACTTTGCCCAGCAGACTTATTGGCTCGAGCAGGGCTTAGCAGCAGGTATCACCCCGCCTAAGGTCACCCTCAATGGATTTGAAAACAGCATCAGCGCCTTTCTGGTACCTGTAGAGGAGAGTGGCTATTTCAAACCTTTCACTGAGTTCCCCAAGCACTTTAGTGAGGCACAAAGAACAGCTCTAAAAAAACAGGGCCATAAGCTGATTGAGAAACAAGTTCTGCCTCTTTACCAGCAGTTCTATGACTTTATGACTCAAAGTTATATCCCTAACGCCCGCACTAGCATAGCCACGGCAAGTTTACCCGATGGCGAAGCCTTCTATGAAAACCGAGTTAGGTACTACACCACCTTAGAGATGACCTCAGATCAAGTCCATGAATTAGGGCTAGAGGAGGTCAAACGTATACGCGGTGAGATGGAAGCAATTATTGCTGAGGTGGGTTTTAAGGGAACATTTGCTGAGTTTCTTAACTTTCTTCGTACCGATCCCCAGTTTTATCCCAAAACCAAGGAGGAATTACTAAAAGAAGCCGCCTATATCGCCAAGAAAGCCGATGCAATGCTGCCTAAGTATTTCGGGAAACTGCCACGCACTCCCTATGGCATTCAGGAAGTACCAGCAGAGATTGCCCCTAAGTACACCACGGGACGTTACTCAGGTTCGAGCCGAGATGATGAACCAGGTTACTATTGGGTCAACACTTACGCCTTGGACAAACGTCCACTCTACGAGATGGAAGCCCTAACACTTCATGAAGCTGTTCCTGGTCACCACCTGCAGATAGCCCTCAATACTGAGTTGACTTCACTACCAAACTTTCGCCGTTACAGCTATATCTCAGCCTTCGGTGAAGGTTGGGGCCTCTATTCCGAGTACTTAGGATTAGAAGCGGGCTTCTATCAAGATCCCTACAGTAATTTTGGACGACTGACCTATGAGATGTGGCGCGCCGCGCGACTCGTTGTCGACACAGGTATGCATGCTAAAGGGTGGAGCCGTCAACAAGCACTGGACTTTATGGCGAACAACACCGCGCTATCGCTACACAACGTCACGACAGAGATAGACAGGTACATCTCGTGGCCAGGACAAGCGCTCTCTTATAAAGTGGGTGAGCTCACCATTAAGCGACTACGTGCCCAAGCCGAGCAAGAGCTAGGAGAAAAGTTTGATATCAGAGCCTTTCATGACGCTATACTCGAAAATGGCTCTGTGCCCATGTCGGTGCTGGAGCAGCAGATCCAAGACTTTATCTTGACCCAAAAAGGATAG